A window of the Gossypium hirsutum isolate 1008001.06 chromosome A03, Gossypium_hirsutum_v2.1, whole genome shotgun sequence genome harbors these coding sequences:
- the LOC107947354 gene encoding BAG family molecular chaperone regulator 7, with translation MSRFRVTDIFDPYSPSLCVKETSILAHKALAFPSFFEAEHELSSALDLLSPFPCLSPFDIYDNVTDLVQIERTPSFRSYKRVQRRVELEFSIQTLCDRVTALESKFDRLVNGRNSGGDRKYTWTAEIKGPVERKYKWVAEIKDGKKTEEVKEKKYKWTAEIEGKGIDGPISRKYVFSASTGGDASECSKSEKKEKNEKKHQKKDKKGENVPRVVEIEEPSDHGAVVLRQAFAKRAGVIRNSRGKKKELSPQDAALVIQVTFRSYLIRRSQALRALRELAIARAKLKELRSYFNTFSYRRRVAQDAVERQRFCEKIIVLLLTVDAIEGADLMVRAAKKSMVDELEAMLDVVDPQPQGRSLSMRRTFDMPDSVIQKEIAEGVAEVVRMFESEENAATV, from the exons ATGAGCCGTTTCAGGGTAACTGACATCTTCGACCCTTACTCTCCCTCTCTGTGTGTTAAAGAAACCTCCATTCTCGCTCACAAGGCCTTAGCTTTTCCCTCATTTTTTGAAGCAGAACATGAACTTAGCTCCGCCCTCGACCTACTGAGTCCTTTCCCTTGCTTAAGCCCCTTCGATATCTACGACAACGTCACCGATCTGGTCCAAATCGAGAGAACGCCGTCGTTTCGTTCGTACAAGAGGGTACAACGCCGAGTCGAACTTGAGTTTTCTATTCAAACCTTGTGCGACCGAGTTACGGCGCTGGAGTCTAAATTCGACCGTCTCGTTAACGGGAGGAACTCCGGAGGGGACAGGAAGTACACGTGGACTGCGGAGATCAAGGGGCCGGTTGAAAGGAAGTACAAATGGGTAGCGGAGATCAAGGATGGGAAGAAGACAGAAGAGGTGAAAGAGAAAAAGTATAAATGGACGGCTGAGATTGAAGGAAAGGGAATTGATGGGCCTATCTCGAGAAAGTACGTGTTCTCAGCATCCACTGGTGGCGATGCAAGTGAATGTAGCAAATCGGAGAAGAAGGAAAAGAATGAGAAGAAGCATCAGAAAAAGGACAAGAAAGGAGAGAATGTCCCGCGTGTAGTGGAGATCGAAGAGCCGTCAGATCACGGAGCTGTCGTTTTAAGACAG GCTTTTGCCAAAAGAGCTGGAGTTATAAGAAATAGCAGGGGCAAGAAGAAGGAATTGTCTCCTCAAGATGCTGCTTTGGTGATCCAAGTAACATTCAGATCTTACCTGATCCGTAGATCACAGGCTCTTCGTGCCCTTAGGGAATTGGCAATTGCCAGGGCTAAGCTGAAAGAGCTCAGATCATATTTTAATACCTTCTCCTATCGTCGTCGAGTAGCCCAGGATGCAGTAGAACGCCAAAGGTTCTGTGAGAAAATCATTGTGCTGCTCCTTACTGTTGATGCCATTGAG GGAGCTGATCTAATGGTGCGAGCTGCTAAGAAGTCAATGGTAGACGAACTGGAAGCGATGCTTGATGTGGTGGATCCTCAGCCCCAAGGGAGATCACTTTCAATGAGGAGGACATTTGACATGCCAGATAGTGTCATCCAGAAGGAAATCGCCGAGGGGGTGGCAGAGGTGGTTCGAATGTTTGAAAGTGAAGAGAACGCAGCCACTGTTTGA
- the LOC107947352 gene encoding uncharacterized protein: protein MGIIKSSFSFIVGTVCGVYVAQNYNVPNIKKLADTALFMVKHVEEKYRKPKNRDDD from the coding sequence ATGGGCATAATAAAAAGCAGTTTTTCGTTCATCGTAGGAACAGTTTGCGGGGTTTACGTTGCCCAAAATTACAACGTTCCGAACATCAAAAAGCTGGCCGATACTGCCCTCTTCATGGTCAAGCATGTCGAAGAGAAGTACCGTAAGCCCAAGAACAGGGACGACGATTAG
- the LOC107947350 gene encoding putative glycerol-3-phosphate transporter 1, whose protein sequence is MASPSELATERSHSKPLGIRFWEYIKKAKLSYKSHQAVVLIVTFFAYTTYHATRKTTSIVKSALDPQSSAAGLKFPWRITYLSSPAETQRRSWVLGDGWAPFNGSDGTALLGQLDVAFLAVYAIGMYFSGHLGDRMNLRIFLTVGMIGTGLFTSLFGVGYWANIHSFYYFLIEQMIAGLFQSSGWPSVVAVVGNWFGKKKRGLIMGIWNAHTSIGNITGSLIASTLLSYGWGWSFVVPGLLIAFMGILVCLLLPVSPESVGADRQEEEDDAVDSPKKKREGVAEPLLGSHTEMKEIAVGFIEAWRIPGVAPFAFCLFFAKLVAYTFLYWLPYYIGRTAIEGKYLSDETAGNLSTFFDVGGVLGGILAGHISDRLDARAITAATFMYCAIPALYFYRSYGHISFAMNIALMFICGMFVNGPYALITTAVSADLGTHSSLNGNSKALATVTAIIDGTGSVGAAIGPLLTGYISANSWSAVFMMLMAAALVAGLLLTRLVVAEVAARISETRSQGRPQSRSQEPELNV, encoded by the exons ATGGCTTCACCATCTGAATTGGCTACTGAGAGAAGCCATAGCAAGCCACTTGGGATTCGATTCTGGGAATACAttaagaaagcaaaactttcctATAAAAGTCATCAAGCAGTTGTCTTGATTGTAACATTTTTCGCTTATACTACCTATCATGCAACAAGGAAAACCACCAGCATTGTCAAGAGTGCCCTTGATCCCCAGTCATCTGCTGCAGGCTTGAAGTTCCCATGGAGGATAACATACCTTAGCTCACCTGCTGAAACCCAAAGACGCTCATGGGTTCTAGGAGATGGTTGGGCACCGTTTAATGGATCCGATGGGACAGCCTTGCTTGGTCAACTCGACGTGGCCTTTCTTGCAGTTTATGCTATTGGGATGTACTTCTCCGGACACTTGGGTGATAGAATGAATTTAAGGATCTTTCTAACAGTGGGAATGATTGGAACTGGTTTGTTTACTTCACTGTTTGGTGTTGGGTACTGGGCTAACATCCATAGCTTTTACTACTTCCTCATAGAACAAATGATTGCTGGTCTATTCCAATCATCAGGATGGCCTTCGGTAGTTGCAGTAGTTGGTAACTGGTTCGGGAAGAAAAAAAGAGGGCTAATTATGGGCATATGGAATGCCCACACGTCTATTGGGAACATTACTGGTTCTTTGATTGCTTCAACACTATTGAGCTATGGATGGGGTTGGTCCTTTGTTGTGCCTGGTTTGCTTATTGCTTTCATGGGCATCCTGGTATGTCTTCTTCTTCCTGTTAGTCCTGAATCAGTTGGAGCTGatagacaagaagaagaagatgatgcaGTAGATTCCCCTAAGAAGAAGAGAGAGGGAGTAGCAGAGCCTCTATTGGGATCACATACTGAGATGAAGGAAATTGCAGTGGGGTTCATAGAAGCATGGCGAATCCCAGGGGTTGCTCCTTTTGCTTTTTGCCTCTTCTTTGCCAAATTGGTTGCTTACACATTTCTCTATTGGCTTCCATACTACATTGGCCGTACag CTATTGAGGGAAAATATTTATCCGATGAGACAGCAGGGAACTTGTCGACATTTTTCGATGTCGGAGGGGTGCTTGGAGGAATCTTAGCTGGACATATTTCGGATCGGCTAGATGCCAGAGCCATAACAGCAGCAACTTTTATGTATTGTGCTATCCCTGCCCTCTATTTCTATCGTAGTTACGGACACATTTCCTTTGCAATGAACATAGCTCTCATGTTCATCTGTGGCATGTTTGTAAATGGCCCCTATGCTCTTATAACAACTGCCGTCTCAGCCGATTTGGGAACACATAGTTCATTAAATGGGAACTCAAAGGCATTGGCAACTGTGACAGCAATCATAGACGGAACTGGTTCTGTTGGTGCTGCAATTGGACCATTATTAACCGGTTACATCTCTGCCAACAGCTGGAGCGCGGTTTTTATGATGCTCATGGCAGCAGCTCTAGTTGCAGGGCTGCTACTGACAAGGCTTGTAGTAGCCGAGGTAGCTGCTAGGATTTCCGAAACAAGATCACAAGGAAGACCGCAATCAAGATCTCAAGAACCGGAACTAAATGTATGA